The following are encoded together in the Oncorhynchus gorbuscha isolate QuinsamMale2020 ecotype Even-year linkage group LG03, OgorEven_v1.0, whole genome shotgun sequence genome:
- the LOC124031604 gene encoding plakophilin-1-like yields the protein MMTMDPLKSAMSIGNVDETSLALPSDKKLRSKQQRVLDQVQTIKRGKSKYSKHGSVSSPTTSPTSPVYINIFADSFKSPTSLNGGAFFNGTNGLSKTLSYEKSTKRRVVASKESTVQRNMSSSSQWERRFPLSPTIGKHNSSRSVPDLAPFRTTTSTTTNMQQQLLQSSAPARQLQPNRSSFFLTERNSSQVISNGNSSSQVAVKGNEVQKRNSQLIGTRQTKSSGQITSSQGRIERAPSNLSVAESKISGIKIKGEAGINGNGQIADITMKEAVEYLSSGDENYQLCGASFIQHATYSEDKAKQEVLRLKGIPPLVNLLRCPSPQVQQTASAALRNLAFKDAGNKEEVQRCGGITEALALLRDTDSTETQKQLTGLLWNLSSADSLKPELVRSALPVLTETVVVPYTGDETNNNQDPEVFYHATACLRNLSCATQGNRQAMRNCRGLVDSLVSYVQRCVAAERPDDKSVENCVCVLHNLSFQLESEAPALFSRINALARTPSRANAPSETGPIGCFSPQSSKVQDQESHFDYPVMEEQNPKGAGWLFHSKTMQSYLSLLGSSQREETLEACSGALQNLTAYHGIVSSVISQSIVQKLNGLPHISPLLQSSNPSLQKTAVSLVGNLAKNQRLQSTMARQTLPELVGILSSWTKEETECDDTLAMACQTSHSLLMKEPELGKPLLTNKLVNSVNDLSKNRDFPKASKAAGVLLYSLWSEKDVQSFLKKQGMNKGSFVNDITSAAHRSVQVIE from the exons GTCCTGTGTACATCAACATATTCGCTGACTCCTTTAAGTCACCTACCAGTCTTAATGGAGGTGCCTTCTTTAATGGTACAAATGGCCTCTCAAAAACG CTCAGCTATGAGAAAAGCACCAAGCGAAGGGTCGTGGCCTCTAAGGAATCTACGGTCCAGAGGAACATGAGCAGCTCCAGCCAGTGGGAGAGACGATTCCCTCTCAGCCCCACCATAGGCAAGCACAACAGCAGCCGCAGTGTGCCTGATCTGGCCCCCTTCCGCACCACTACTAGTACCACCACCAACATGCAGCAGCAGCTACTGCAGTCCTCGGCCCCCGCCCGGCAGCTCCAGCCCAACAGGTCCAGCTTCTTCCTGACCGAGAGGAACAGCAGTCAGGTCATCTCAAATGGCAACAGCTCCTCTCAGGTCGCTGTCAAAGGCAACGAGGTGCAGAAAAGGAACAGCCAGTTGATTGGCACGCGTCAGACGAAAAGTAGTGGCCAGATTACCAGCAGCCAAGGTCGTATTGAGAGGGCACCCTCAAACCTCTCTGTGGCTGAGTCCAAGATATCAGGGATCAAGATCAAGGGTGAAGCGGG GATTAATGGTAATGGTCAGATAGCTGATATAACCATGAAGGAGGCGGTGGAGTACCTGTCCAGTGGAGATGAGAACTACCAGCTCTGTGGAGCCTCCTTCATCCAACACGCTACCTACTCAGAGGACAAGGCCAAGCAGGAG GTGTTGCGGCTCAAAGGGATCCCCCCTTTGGTGAACCTGCTTAGGTGTCCCAGTCCCCAGGTCCAACAGACTGCCTCCGCCGCCCTGCGGAACTTGGCCTTTAAAGATGCGGGCAACAAGGAGGAGGTCCAGCGCTGTGGGGGCATCACTGAGGCACTGGCCCTGCTCCGAGACACAGACTCTACCGAGACACAGAAACAACTCACAG GTCTCCTTTGGAACCTGTCATCTGCAGACAGTCTGAAGCCAGAGCTGGTGCGTAGtgctctgcctgtcctgactgagACTGTGGTAGTACCATACACTGGAGATGAGACAAACAACAACCAAGACCCAGAGGTCTTCTACCATGCTACGGCATGTCTACG AAACCTGAGCTGTGCGACTCAAGGCAACAGGCAGGCCATGCGTAACTGTCGAGGCCTCGTCGACTCTCTGGTCAGTTATGTCCAGCGTTGTGTGGCTGCAGAGAGGCCAGATGACAAG TCTGTggaaaattgtgtgtgtgtcttgcacaaCCTGAGCTTCCAGCTGGAGAGTGAAGCCCCGGCCCTCTTCAGCAGGATCAATGCCCTGGCCAGGACCCCCAGCAGGGCCAACGCCCCCAGTGAGACCGGCCCCATTGGGTGCTTCAGCCCACAGAGCAGCAAGGTCCAGGACCAGGAG AGTCACTTTGACTACCCTGTGATGGAGGAGCAGAACCCTAAAGGAGCAGGCTGGCTCTTCCACTCCAAGACCAtgcagagttacctgtctctgctGGGGTCCAGCCAGAGAGAAGAGACCCTGGAGGCCTGCTCTGGAGCCCTGCAGAACCTCACTGCTTACCATGGCATT GTATCTAGTGTGATAAGCCAGAGCATCGTGCAGAAGCTGAACGGCCTGCCTCACATCTCTCCCTTGCTGCAGtcctccaaccccagcctccaGAAAACTGCTGTGTCTCTGGTAGGGAACCTGGCCAAGAACCAACGTCTTCAGAGCACCATGG CCCGACAAACCCTACCAGAGCTAGTTGGCATCCTCAGCTCATGGACCAAGGAAGAGACAGAGTGTGATGACACCCTGGCCATGGCGTGCCAAACCAGCCACAGTCTGCTGATGAAGGAGCCCGAGCTGGGGAAACCCCTGCTGACCAACAAGCTGGTCAACTCAGTTAACGACCTGAGCAAGAACAG GGATTTCCCAAAGGCCAGCAAAGCTGCAGGTGTGCTCCTCTACAGCCTCTGGTCAGAGAAAGACGTACAGAGTTTCCTAAAAAAG CAAGGGATGAATAAGGGTTCCTTTGTGAACGACATCACCAGTGCAGCTCATCGGTCTGTGCAGGTCATTGAGTAA